GGTCGCGAGGACCTCCTCGATGCGCTCGGCGCACACCTCGGCACGCGGCACCATCATGAACATGAAGGTGGCCATCATGACGGCCATCACGATCTGCATCAGATAGGCGAGGAAGGCGGTCAGCGCGCCGATCTCCATCCCGCCGCTGTCGATGCGGTGCGCGCCGAACCAGACGACGGCCACGCTGGAGACGTTCACGACGGTCATCACGACCGGGAACATCAGCGCCATCAGCCGGCCGGTCGACATCGACACGTCGGTCAGATCGGCGTTGGCCCGGCGGAACCGCTCCTCCTCGTACCCGTCCTTCACGAAGGCCCGGATGACGCGGTTGCCGGTGATCTGCTCGCGCAGCACCCGGTTCACGGTGTCGAGGCGCTCCTGCATGGTCCGGAAGAGCGGCCGCATCCTCCGCACGATGAGGGTGACGGAGACACCGAGGACCGGCACGACCGCGAGCAGAACGGCCGACAGCGGCACGTCCTGGCCGAGCGCCATCACGATGCCGCCGACACACATGATCGGCGCGGAGACCATCAGGGTGAACGCCATCAGGACCAGCATCTGGACCTGCTGCACGTCATTGGTCGTACGGGTGATCAGCGAGGGCGCGCCGAAGTGCCCGAGCTCCCGCGCGGAGAACGACTGCACGCGGTCGAAGATCGCGCCGCGCACGTCCCGGCCGAGCGCGGACGCCGTCCGAGCGCCGTAGTACACGGCCCCGATGTTGCAGACGACCTGCACGACGGAGACGCCGACCATCAGCGCGCCGAAACGCAGGATGTAGCCGGTGTCCCCGTTGACGACACCGTTGTCGATGATGTCGGCGTTCAGGGTCGGCAGGTAGAGGCTCGCGCAGGTCTGCAGGAACTGGAGCAGGACGAGGAGCGCGATGGGTTTTCGGTAGGGCCGCAGGTGGGTTCGGAGAAGTCTTATGAGCACGGGACCTACTATCGCCCGCACTCCTGTGGGAGACGACTCGGTTTTCGGGGCGCGGGCGAGCCCTGGCAAAGACTTTACGAACCGGGGGTTTGGGGACCGCTCTACTGACCGAACGCACCCGGGTGGATCTGCTCCCGAGTCGCCACGTACTGCTGCCGCACGGCCTGCCCCGCGGCCGGCTCGTCGCCCGCCTCCAGGACCTGGGCGGCTGCTCCCTGCCAGGCCGGGGGAGCGGACGGCGACAGCGTGCCCCGCGCGACCCCGAGGGCCCAGGCGGCCTGCCGGGCGGCGCCGAGCGCCGCGTAGTCGGCCGGCTGGGGGACGACGACCTGCGCGCCGAAGAGGGCCGGTGCGAGAGCCTGTACGGCCGGGAGGCCGGCCGCGGCGCCGAGGAGGAAGATCCGCCGCACCTCGACCCCGCGCCCGCGCAGGACGTCCAGGGCGTCGGCGAGCGCGCAGAGCATGCCCTCGAACGCGGCCCGCGCCAGGTGCTCGGGCTTCATCGACTCGCGCCGCAGCCCGCTGAGCGTGCCCGCGGCGTGCGGCAGGCTCGGGGTCCGCTCGCCCTCCAGATAAGGCAGCAGGACGAGCCCGGAGGCGCCCGGCGTCGACTTCAGGGCGAGCGCGGAAAGCTCGTCGAGCGACTCGACGCCCAGCATCTCGGCGGTGCCGCGCAGCGTCCGTACGGCGTTGGAGGTGGCGACGACGGGCAGGTGCATGCCGGTGGCGTCGGCGAAGGAGGTGATCATGCCGCTGGGGTCGGCGAGGGCCTCGTGGTGCACGGCCATCACCGAGCCGGACGCGCCGAGCGAGACGACCGCGTCGCCGGGGCCGAGCCCGAGCCCGAGGGCGGCGGCCATCGTCTCGCCCGTACCGGCGGAGATGAGCAGCCCTTCGGGGGTGGTGCCGGCGGTCTCGGCCGGGCCGAGGACCTCGGGCAGCACGGCCTGATGGCCGAGCGCGAGTTCCACGAGGTCGGGGCGGTACGTGCCGGTGCCGGCCGACCAGTAGCCGGTGCCGGAGGCGGCGCCGCGGTCGGTGGTGCGCCGCGCGGGCCGCCCGAGGAGCTGCCAGACGAGCCAGTCGTGCGGCTGGAGGACCATCGCGATCCGCTGCGCGTTCTCGGGTTCCGTACGGGCCAGCCAGCGCAGCTTGGCGACCGGCTGTCCGGCGACCGGCACGCAGCCGACGGCCTCGGCCCACGCCTGGCGCCCGCCGAGCGACTCGACGAGATCGGCGGCGGCGACCTGCGCCCGCTTGTCGTTGCCGACGAGCGCGGGCCGCACGAGGGCGCCCTGTGCGTCGAGCGGTACGAGCCCGTGCTGCTGGGCGGAGACGCCGATGGCCTGCACGCCCTCCAGGAGCCCGCCGGTGGCGGCCTCCCCGAGCGACAGCAGCCAGGTCTGCGGATCGACCTCGGCCGCCTTCGGTTCGCCCTGGTGGGGGGCGTATCCCTGGCGCAGCACGGCGCCCGTGTCCGCGTCACAGACGACGATGCGTGTGAACCCAGCAGAGCTGTCCAGTCCGGCGACTATCCCCATGACAAGTGATTCTGCCGCACGCGGGGGCCGGACGGGGGATCAGGTGTTGCTGGTGCCCCAGTCGTCGTCCTCGACGCGCCCGTTGCTCCGGCGGCGGTCGCGCAGCGCATGGACGCGGTCCGTCACCGACGACGGCAGCCTGTCGCCCACCGTGTCGCTCACGGCGTGCATGGCCTTGCCCGCGACCTGGCGCCCGGTCTGGGCCGCCGACTCGGCGGCGTTGCGTACGGCGGGGTTCTGCGCGAAGTCCCTCGCGGACTTCTTCATCTGCTCGTAGCGCTCGCGCCCGGCCCGCGTGCCGACCACGTAACCGAGGGCAAGTCCCACGACGAACGTCAGCTTGTACCGCACGGCTGCGATCCTTCCCTGGAGGCCCTGGGGATACCGATTGGCGGAGCACCCCCCTGCTTGCGCTAATGTATGTCTCGCAGCGAGCAAGCGCCCTCCCGGTTCGGCCGGACTGGGTACGTTCGGTGCAACGCAGCAATCCCCTGTAGCTCAATTGGCAGAGCAGCCGACTGTTAATCGGCAGGTTACTGGTTCGAGTCCAGTCGGGGGAGCGCGATCCCCTGTAGCTCAATTGGCAGAGCAGCCGACTGTTAATCGGCAGGTTACTGGTTCGAGTCCAGTCGGGGGAGCAGAACGGAAAAGGACCCTTCGGGGTCCTTTTTCGCGTGTCGGGGAACCATGCGCGGCGGGGCGCGGTCTTCATGGTCAGCAGAGCCGATCTTCCGGAGCAGGAGATCGTATGAGCGGCTATGCTGCGGCAGACGGCGCGCACACGTGTACGCGCCTCACCGTTCGGGGCGGTAGCTCAGCCGGTTAGAGCAGCGGACTCATAATCCGTCGGCCGTGGGTTCGAGTCCCACCCGCCCCACCAAGAAAAACGTTCTGACCTGCGAAAACGCCCCTGAAGGGGTGTTCTCGCGTGCGGCGTTCGCCTCTCGTCGGTGCGGCGAATCGGGTGCCCGTGGCCTGTGTCGCTGGACTCTAACCTTCTTGACCTGGGGTTTTACGTGGGGCCTGGGTGTGGAGCCGCGATGATGATCCCACGGCGATCCCACGGCCTCTGCGTGTGACACGCCGCACACTGGACCGAGTTTTCTGCGCCCTCTGCGACGATCGGATTCAGGAAGAGCGGATACCGAATAGCTGGCCTCCGGTTGCTGGCGAGGATCAAAGACCGGTTTTGGTGTTGGCCAATCAGCTCGTAGAGGCCGGCGGCTGGGTTGCCGACTCGGATGGGACTCGTGGACAGTCGGCTCCTGCGTGTGGGGAACGAACCGGCGCATGCGAGAGCGCTCCGGGACACACGGCCTGGTGGCAAGCGATCCGTGCCTGCGTCCGGACGCGGCCAGCAACGCCGTGGCTCGCTATGCAAACCGCTACGGCCTCACCCCGACTCCGAGCGGGTGGTCATCGAGATCGCGATCGACCGGACCATGGGCCAGGCGAAGCGGCTGTCTGCGCCGCCTGGCGCCCGTGCGGCGGGCTAGCCACTCAAGGCGGACGGCCGCTGCGCCTGTGGTGTGGCGCCTTGCAGCTACATGTGCGGAGCGCTGTGGTGCTTCTTGGGCTTGCTCACCAGGACTACGCGCTGGTTGGGGGCTTCGGTGCGCGACTCGATGCCCGCCGTGGCGGTCTCCTCACGGCTGCTCAGCGCGAGGCCGCAGAAGGGGCAGGAGAAGGATTCGACGGTCCCGGTATCGACGACCGCGCCGGGGTGCTGGCACTCCTCCTCCCACTCCTCACATAGGCATGGTGTGGCGTCGAGGTCCCCGTACACGTTGCCGGCGTAGCCGCAGGCGGGGCAGTCCCGCCACCACACGTGTTCGTCTTGTGCCTGGCTGTTCCTGAGTCGTCCGGTTGCGTCGAGCTCGATGAGGCTGGGGACGATGGGGAGATCGGGGTCGAGGTACTGCACGTCGACGAGTCCCGCCATGACGCCCGACGCGATCATGACCTTGACGGTGACGGCGGTGTGGGCTCGCTGCGCGGTGTCGGGGGCGGTGGGTGAGACGTCCGGCCGGACGGGGAGCGGGACCACCTCGTACTCTCCGAGGAGCTGGGTGGCGGTCTGGCGGGCCCCGGCTCCCGCGGTCCGTAGGAGATCTTCTTGAAGTCCTCGCCCTCACGCCGTTGACCTGCGGAAATCGACTGGAGAGGCGCCCTGGCCTGCGGCGATCCGTCTTTCAGGCCCGTTCACCGTGCTGCCTGTTGATGCGGCCGATCCTCCCCAGCCGCTCCCCAGCGGAGGCCGCCTCTGAAGGAGGATCGCCGCTGGTCGGGACCGCGATCCGCGTGCCATGTCAGGCTATGCGTCGTAGTGGCAGCGGGGCAGGTGGTCGCTGTTCGCTTGGCGGTAGATCGCGATTGGGTGCGGCTGCTCGTTCACAGGGAAAGCAACCGACGACCCCGACCGCCGCGTTCCCCGCGACTGGATCTGGCGAATGGGTTCCCTGTGCAGGATGTGAGGTCACGGCGGTGTCCGATGCGTAGGGGCGGATCACGACCCCGGGGCACCTGTGAGCCGTACCTGGCGGCCGGTCCGCTCGAAGAGTTGCGCCCGACCGACCGCTCCTGCTTCTTGATCGCCTGACTGACCCGCGCCGCGGACACGTGCGGTCGCTCGGCCGTCCTGCCGAAGTGCAGCTCCTCCGGCAAGGTCAAAATTCTCGATGTCGCGCAGCTCCATGCGCCCCCACGCCCACGCATGTTCATTAACCCCTGGCCTCAACCGACGTTGCACGACCTGCCGTTGATCATCAAGTTACCTGTCACTCACAGCGACATCGTCCCGAGTTCGCGGGCGATGCGGACGAACGACCGGACCGTCGGGCTGTCGTTGTCCGACCGCCAGACCAGCCCCCACCGTAGGAAGGGCGTGTCACGAACGGGGACGTACGTGACGTCGGGGCGGGCGTAGAAACGGGTGACCTGATTGCCCAGGAGGTGGATGACCTCCCCGTCGGCGACCAGCGTGTACAGCTGGTCCAGTGTCGTGACCAGGAATTTCCGTTCGATGGCACGACTGCTGGGCGCGGAGAAGGGAACGAAGGCGTCTTCGAAGTAATCGGGCTGGGGCCCGTCCGGCCCCACGACACCGTGGTCCGCGAACGCTTCCAAGGTCACCGACGAGCGGCCGGCCAGCCGGTGGTTGGTGGCCACCACTGCGACCTTGGGCTCCTCGAAGAGCACCGGTCCCACGGTCAGGTCGGGCTCTTCCACCGGGAGCCATGACAGCAGCAGGTCGATCTCGCCGTTGCGCAGCGGGGCGAACGGGTCCATGTAGCCGCTGTGGCTCAGCCGCAGCCCCCACTGCGGGTGCTGCGAGCGAAAGGCGTCCCAGAAGGGCCGCAGTTCGTGACCGTTGGTGACCATCAGGCCGATCCGTAGGATGTCCGTCTTGCTCTGGGCTGTGAGCCGCGCCCGGTCAACGCTTGTCTTCAGCCCCTGGAAGACGGGGAGCAGGTCGTCGCGCAGCTGCTGGCCCACCGTTGTGAGCCGTACCTGGCGGCTGGTCCGCTCGAAGAGTTGCGCCCCGATCGACCGCTCCTGCTTCTTGATCGCCTGACTGACCCGCGCCGCGGACACGTGCAGTCGCTCGGCCGTCCTGCCGAAGTGCAGCTCCTCCGACAAGGTCAGGAAGATCTCGATGTCGCGTAGCTCCACGCGCCCCCACGCCCCCGCATGTTCGTTAACCCCTGGCTTAAGCAACGTTGCATGATCGACTATTGATGATCAACGTGTCCACATCGGATGCTCAGTGCATGAACGTCGTCACTACCAAGGTGTCGTTGACCGTTGAGGACGTAGGTGCTTCCAGCCGGTTCTTCACCACCCATCTGGGCTTTCGTGAAGTCGAGTCGGCGGAGGGATACGTCTGCCTCCGCCGGGACGACACCTCTGCCGAGATCGCCCTGTCCGAGCGCGACCCCGAGCTGCCGCCGCAGGCCTGGCGGGGCCAGGGGCTGGCCGATCTGGCCGTGGTCCTGACCGTCACCGATGTCGTGGCCGAGTACGAACGGCTGCGTCGCGAGGGGGCCGTTGTCGACGGCCGGATCCGCCAAGAGCCGTGGGGCGAGCAGCTGTTCCGGCTCACCGACCCCAATGGCGTCGTGGTCCAGCTCGCCGAATGGGTGCCGCCGACCGGCGCCCCCACACACAAGTAGTCGAAGGGTTTCGGTTTTCGTGGACGAGATAAGAGAGCCACAGCGGGCCGATCCGCGCCGCTGGCTCATCCTGGTCGTGCTGTGCCTGAGCACGCTGGTCCTGGTCATCGACAACATGGTGCTCACGGTGGCCATCCCGCCTCTCGCCGAAGATCTGGGGGCGAGTGCGCAGGACATTCAGTGGATCATCGACTCCTACATCCTGGTCTTCGCCGGACTGCTCCTCACCTCGGGCAGCCTGTCCGACCGGTTCGGCAGGCGCCGTGTGATGGTCATCGGGCTCGCGCTGTTCGGCGCGGCCTCGGTGCTCGGTACCCTCGCCGAGAGTCCGGGTCAACTGATCCTGGCCCGTGTGCTGATGGGCGTCGGCGGCGCGCTGATCATGCCGAGCACGCTGTCCATCCTCATCACCGTCTTCGACGAGGGCGAGCGTCCCAAGGCGATCGCCGCCTGGGGGTCGGTGTCCATGCTCGGCGTGGTGGGCGGCCCGCTGCTCGGTGGCTGGCTGATCGCCGCGTACTGGTGGGGGGCGGTCTTCCTGATCAACATCCCGATCGCGGCCCTGGCCATCATCGCGGCGCTGACCCTGATGCCGGAGTCGAAGGGGCCCTGGCGCAAGGCCGACCCGCTGGGCATGGTGCTGTCCGTGGCAGGGATGACCGCGCTGGTGTGGACGATCACCGGGCTGCCCAAGGAGGGCCTGGAGCGTACGAGTACCCAGGTCACGCTCGCCGTGGCGGTGCTGAGCCTGGTCGGATTCGCCGTCTGGGAGACTCGTACGGCACACCCGATGGTCCCGGTGTCGCTGTTCCGCAACCGGGTGTTCACCGGCTCCAGTCTGTCGCTGGTGCTGCTGACCTTCGCCAACGGCGGCCTCCTGC
The sequence above is a segment of the Streptomyces sp. NBC_01255 genome. Coding sequences within it:
- a CDS encoding YtxH domain-containing protein, encoding MRYKLTFVVGLALGYVVGTRAGRERYEQMKKSARDFAQNPAVRNAAESAAQTGRQVAGKAMHAVSDTVGDRLPSSVTDRVHALRDRRRSNGRVEDDDWGTSNT
- a CDS encoding ABC transporter ATP-binding protein; translated protein: MLIRLLRTHLRPYRKPIALLVLLQFLQTCASLYLPTLNADIIDNGVVNGDTGYILRFGALMVGVSVVQVVCNIGAVYYGARTASALGRDVRGAIFDRVQSFSARELGHFGAPSLITRTTNDVQQVQMLVLMAFTLMVSAPIMCVGGIVMALGQDVPLSAVLLAVVPVLGVSVTLIVRRMRPLFRTMQERLDTVNRVLREQITGNRVIRAFVKDGYEEERFRRANADLTDVSMSTGRLMALMFPVVMTVVNVSSVAVVWFGAHRIDSGGMEIGALTAFLAYLMQIVMAVMMATFMFMMVPRAEVCAERIEEVLATESSVVPPAEPVTTLDRRGHLEVRSADFRYPGAEESVLKDIGLVARPGETTAIIGSTGSGKSTLLGLVPRLFDATGGEVLVDGVDVRKLDPALMARTVSLVPQKPYLFSGTVATNLRYGKPDATDEELWHALEVAQAADFVRKLENGLNAPIAQGGTNVSGGQRQRLAIARTLVQKPEIYLFDDSFSALDYETDALLREALRQETADSTVVIVAQRVATIRDADRIVVLDEGRVVGTGRHQELMAENETYREIVLSQLTEAEAA
- a CDS encoding FGGY family carbohydrate kinase; the encoded protein is MGIVAGLDSSAGFTRIVVCDADTGAVLRQGYAPHQGEPKAAEVDPQTWLLSLGEAATGGLLEGVQAIGVSAQQHGLVPLDAQGALVRPALVGNDKRAQVAAADLVESLGGRQAWAEAVGCVPVAGQPVAKLRWLARTEPENAQRIAMVLQPHDWLVWQLLGRPARRTTDRGAASGTGYWSAGTGTYRPDLVELALGHQAVLPEVLGPAETAGTTPEGLLISAGTGETMAAALGLGLGPGDAVVSLGASGSVMAVHHEALADPSGMITSFADATGMHLPVVATSNAVRTLRGTAEMLGVESLDELSALALKSTPGASGLVLLPYLEGERTPSLPHAAGTLSGLRRESMKPEHLARAAFEGMLCALADALDVLRGRGVEVRRIFLLGAAAGLPAVQALAPALFGAQVVVPQPADYAALGAARQAAWALGVARGTLSPSAPPAWQGAAAQVLEAGDEPAAGQAVRQQYVATREQIHPGAFGQ
- a CDS encoding LysR family transcriptional regulator, producing the protein MELRDIEIFLTLSEELHFGRTAERLHVSAARVSQAIKKQERSIGAQLFERTSRQVRLTTVGQQLRDDLLPVFQGLKTSVDRARLTAQSKTDILRIGLMVTNGHELRPFWDAFRSQHPQWGLRLSHSGYMDPFAPLRNGEIDLLLSWLPVEEPDLTVGPVLFEEPKVAVVATNHRLAGRSSVTLEAFADHGVVGPDGPQPDYFEDAFVPFSAPSSRAIERKFLVTTLDQLYTLVADGEVIHLLGNQVTRFYARPDVTYVPVRDTPFLRWGLVWRSDNDSPTVRSFVRIARELGTMSL
- a CDS encoding VOC family protein; protein product: MNVVTTKVSLTVEDVGASSRFFTTHLGFREVESAEGYVCLRRDDTSAEIALSERDPELPPQAWRGQGLADLAVVLTVTDVVAEYERLRREGAVVDGRIRQEPWGEQLFRLTDPNGVVVQLAEWVPPTGAPTHK
- a CDS encoding MFS transporter, with amino-acid sequence MDEIREPQRADPRRWLILVVLCLSTLVLVIDNMVLTVAIPPLAEDLGASAQDIQWIIDSYILVFAGLLLTSGSLSDRFGRRRVMVIGLALFGAASVLGTLAESPGQLILARVLMGVGGALIMPSTLSILITVFDEGERPKAIAAWGSVSMLGVVGGPLLGGWLIAAYWWGAVFLINIPIAALAIIAALTLMPESKGPWRKADPLGMVLSVAGMTALVWTITGLPKEGLERTSTQVTLAVAVLSLVGFAVWETRTAHPMVPVSLFRNRVFTGSSLSLVLLTFANGGLLLVLTQYLQFVLGYTPTETGLAFTPLAVAALAFNGIGAALLAKTGTRIMVVLGLLMIAAGSGVLTGLSSGDGWGPLTTAMVLIGAGAGLVMPAATSALMGAVPAERAGVGSALNDTIQQAGAALGVAVLGAVLSSTYTSEMPAGTPEAARHAVSEALVVAARTGDEGLAAAAREAFTSAMSVTFLVGVCGVLGAAVLALFLMRSRKAEAAAKEAAAEEAIRTQDQFATVAGP